The Triticum aestivum cultivar Chinese Spring unplaced genomic scaffold, IWGSC CS RefSeq v2.1 scaffold164622, whole genome shotgun sequence genome includes a window with the following:
- the LOC123172402 gene encoding probable polyamine transporter At3g13620, whose product MTREIAMTKQPPQTHTQEQQDEHPQLHGTIMSSESHHQPKRKITLIPLVFLIYFEVAGGPYGSEQAVRAAGPLFTLLGFLIFPLAWGVPESLVTAELAAAFPGNGGFVLWAEHAFGPLAGSLLGTWKYLSITINIAAYPALVVDYLGGVAPAIAEPGRARTGAVIGMTLLLSLLNYAGLSVVGWGAMVLGVVSLAPFGLMTAMAVPKLRPRRWASQVEGRKKDWRLFFNTLFWNLNYWDSASTMAGEVERPGRTFPRALAAAVVLIAVSYLLPLMAAIGTTDASPDAWVNGYLADAAGTYKGL is encoded by the coding sequence ATGACACGAGAAATCGCAATGACCAAACAACCACCACAGACACATACTCAGGAACAACAGGATGAACATCCACAACTACATGGCACCATCATGTCATCCGAGTCCCACCACCAGCCCAAGCGCAAGATCACCCTGATTCCGCTCGTCTTCCTGATCTACTTCGAGGTGGCAGGCGGCCCATACGGCTCCGAGCAGGCGGTCCGCGCGGCGGGGCCGCTCTTCACTCTGCTTGGCTTCCTCATCTTCCCCCTGGCGTGGGGTGTCCCGGAGTCGCTCGTCACCGCCGAGCTCGCTGCTGCCTTCCCAGGCAACGGCGGCTTCGTCCTGTGGGCGGAACACGCCTTCGGCCCGCTCGCAGGTTCCCTCCTTGGCACGTGGAAGTACCTCAGCATCACCATCAACATCGCCGCCTACCCGGCCCTCGTCGTCGACTACCTCGGCGGCGTGGCCCCCGCGATCGCGGAGCCCGGCAGGGCGCGCACGGGCGCGGTGATCGGCATGACGCTACTCCTCTCCTTGCTGAACTACGCCGGCCTGAGCGTCGTCGGGTGGGGCGCCATGGTGCTCGGGGTAGTGTCGCTGGCCCCGTTCGGGCTGATGACAGCCATGGCGGTGCCCAAGTTACGGCCGCGCCGGTGGGCATcgcaggtggaggggaggaagaaggACTGGAGGCTCTTCTTCAACACCTTGTTCTGGAACCTCAACTACTGGGACAGCGCGAGCACCATGGCCGGCGAGGTAGAGCGGCCAGGGCGGACGTTcccgcgggccctggcggcggcggTCGTTCTCATCGCCGTCAGCTACCTGTTGCCGCTCATGGCCGCGATCGGCACCACGGACGCATCACCGGATGCGTGGGTGAACGGCTACCTGGCAGATGCCGCAGGTACGTACAAAGGCTTATGA